In Clostridium sp. DL-VIII, the following proteins share a genomic window:
- a CDS encoding iron-containing alcohol dehydrogenase, whose protein sequence is MNEFIFSYPVKVYFGEGAAKKALGAELGKIGKTVMLAYGGGSVKKNGVYDELVQLLTEAGKEVVEFSGIMPNPTYAKVQEGAKLVKERNVDFILAVGGGSVIDCCKVVSAQAALEEDIWDMEYKSNKFPITGIPMGAVVTASGTGAEMNQWAVITYEDKLWKGAIMGTYASFAVLDPAYTVSLRMKQVISGAFDTLSHCMETYLGSPRDFNTSDEINEAVMRSTIRNIRKLLIDGKDMDARSELMWTSAMAENGILKIGKVTDFQAHQIEHQLAAYTDCNHGQGLAAIHSALYRHMAPEGTKQFARLAREVWNVDETDKSEEEIALAGVDALEAFIKEIGLPTTLSEMGITDEKILRSVADTCNLTAGCCKKFERDEVFEILKECK, encoded by the coding sequence ATGAATGAATTTATATTTTCATACCCAGTAAAGGTATATTTTGGAGAAGGTGCTGCTAAGAAAGCGTTAGGAGCAGAACTTGGAAAAATAGGCAAAACAGTTATGCTTGCATATGGTGGAGGCTCTGTTAAGAAAAATGGAGTGTATGACGAATTGGTACAGCTTCTTACGGAGGCTGGAAAAGAGGTAGTTGAATTTTCTGGTATCATGCCAAATCCTACCTATGCAAAGGTACAGGAAGGTGCAAAACTTGTAAAGGAAAGAAATGTGGACTTTATCCTAGCAGTTGGAGGTGGCTCTGTTATAGACTGCTGTAAAGTGGTATCGGCGCAGGCAGCTTTAGAGGAAGATATCTGGGATATGGAATACAAGTCCAATAAGTTTCCAATAACTGGAATACCGATGGGAGCAGTGGTTACAGCATCTGGAACAGGAGCTGAGATGAATCAATGGGCAGTCATTACCTATGAGGATAAACTGTGGAAAGGTGCAATCATGGGAACCTATGCAAGCTTTGCAGTTCTTGATCCAGCATATACAGTATCACTACGAATGAAACAGGTGATTTCTGGTGCCTTTGATACGTTAAGTCACTGCATGGAAACTTATCTTGGTTCACCGAGAGATTTCAATACATCTGATGAAATTAATGAGGCAGTTATGAGAAGTACGATAAGAAATATCCGCAAGTTACTTATCGATGGGAAAGATATGGATGCCAGAAGTGAACTTATGTGGACATCGGCCATGGCAGAAAACGGAATCTTAAAGATTGGTAAAGTTACGGATTTCCAGGCACATCAGATTGAACACCAGCTAGCAGCATACACAGACTGTAATCACGGTCAGGGACTGGCAGCTATTCATTCAGCATTGTATCGTCACATGGCACCAGAAGGAACAAAGCAGTTTGCCCGCCTTGCAAGAGAAGTGTGGAATGTGGACGAGACAGATAAGAGCGAAGAAGAAATCGCACTGGCAGGTGTGGATGCACTAGAAGCATTTATAAAAGAAATTGGACTGCCAACCACACTTTCAGAAATGGGTATCACAGATGAAAAAATCTTGCGTTCTGTGGCAGACACCTGTAATTTAACAGCCGGATGCTGTAAAAAGTTTGAAAGGGACGAGGTTTTTGAAATTTTAAAGGAATGTAAGTAA
- a CDS encoding flavodoxin, giving the protein MVAILALIIITVFGYWYLMLGKTIDNVTNEVVKGNEGTKSLVVYFTRAGVIETDTDIDAITSASLNRNRGNTEIAAKMIQKETGADMYQIYTDRYYRTSFMGTAATAWIEKTLNLRPKLANKLDSLDDYDVIYVGYPIWWFNAPMAIGTFLESYDLRGKTIVPFCTSQDNNIDISMEYINNICKDATVLKGLTVNQVKEEKIKQWLNEIGLLENK; this is encoded by the coding sequence ATGGTAGCAATTTTAGCTTTGATCATAATAACAGTGTTTGGGTATTGGTATCTGATGCTAGGTAAAACCATAGATAATGTAACAAATGAGGTTGTCAAAGGAAATGAAGGAACAAAGTCCCTTGTTGTGTATTTTACAAGAGCAGGTGTTATTGAAACAGATACAGATATTGATGCAATAACATCAGCAAGTTTAAATAGAAATAGAGGAAATACAGAAATAGCTGCAAAAATGATACAGAAAGAAACTGGAGCGGATATGTATCAGATTTATACAGATCGTTATTATAGGACAAGTTTTATGGGAACTGCGGCAACAGCATGGATTGAGAAGACACTGAATCTTAGACCGAAGCTGGCAAACAAGCTGGATAGTCTAGATGATTATGATGTAATCTATGTTGGTTATCCAATTTGGTGGTTTAATGCTCCAATGGCAATAGGAACTTTCTTAGAAAGCTATGATCTGAGGGGAAAGACGATCGTACCATTTTGCACAAGTCAGGACAATAATATAGATATCAGTATGGAATATATCAACAATATTTGCAAGGATGCAACAGTACTAAAAGGTCTTACAGTAAACCAAGTGAAAGAAGAAAAGATCAAACAGTGGCTTAATGAAATTGGTCTGTTGGAGAATAAATAG
- a CDS encoding carboxylesterase family protein, producing the protein MIENKQIVLRALVGVMTFSRIHDNIAQFGGDPNNVTVFGESGGGAKVLALMTTPYAKGLFQKGIVESGATETMGVSFTSKEASKRVTQLTLQNFGITGDQIEKLQTIPYEQLTEASDKALQQAAEELHIPAALGGGYLLSWEPVVDGDYMPTSPVTDKEFAEAGKDIPLLIGSNITEWTAMSQVFNMEKAQSDNPNTWTEAEIDQHLKEAYGDKADEVVQAFLQAYPDKKKADAVYVDSTTIRLPMLKIMSHKADEQGAPVYSYLFSWESPVMNGVFTAYHTSEIPFVFDNIDKADTIIGGGQDAKILEDRMSQAWINFAKTGNPSTDNLPKW; encoded by the coding sequence ATGATAGAGAACAAACAAATTGTTTTGCGCGCATTAGTTGGTGTAATGACATTTTCTCGGATTCATGACAATATTGCACAGTTTGGTGGTGATCCAAATAACGTTACGGTATTTGGAGAGTCAGGTGGAGGTGCAAAGGTACTTGCACTTATGACGACTCCATACGCAAAGGGACTTTTCCAGAAAGGAATTGTTGAGAGCGGTGCCACAGAAACAATGGGAGTTAGCTTTACTTCAAAAGAAGCAAGTAAAAGGGTGACACAACTTACACTTCAAAACTTTGGAATTACTGGGGATCAGATAGAAAAACTTCAGACTATTCCATATGAACAACTAACAGAAGCATCTGACAAAGCACTTCAGCAGGCAGCAGAAGAACTTCATATTCCGGCAGCACTTGGAGGAGGATATTTATTATCATGGGAACCGGTAGTAGATGGAGACTATATGCCTACAAGTCCGGTTACAGATAAAGAATTTGCGGAAGCTGGTAAGGATATACCGCTTTTGATTGGATCAAACATAACAGAGTGGACAGCTATGTCACAAGTCTTCAATATGGAGAAAGCACAGTCAGATAATCCAAATACATGGACTGAAGCAGAAATTGACCAGCATCTAAAGGAAGCTTATGGAGATAAGGCGGATGAAGTTGTACAAGCATTTCTTCAAGCATACCCTGATAAAAAGAAGGCAGATGCAGTATATGTTGATTCAACTACAATCAGACTGCCGATGTTAAAGATTATGTCTCACAAGGCAGATGAACAGGGCGCACCTGTTTATTCATATCTTTTCAGCTGGGAATCTCCGGTTATGAATGGTGTTTTCACTGCATACCACACATCCGAGATACCATTTGTATTTGATAATATAGATAAAGCGGATACAATAATTGGTGGAGGTCAAGATGCAAAGATTCTTGAAGACCGCATGAGTCAGGCATGGATTAATTTTGCAAAGACTGGTAACCCAAGTACCGACAATTTACCTAAGTGGTAA
- a CDS encoding alpha/beta fold hydrolase — MKKRKITALLLTGVISVVLLAGCGNAANNTKTKDDTDSKVLSIAEQGIFSAGGTTVTSNGTFNPENQWEESGAGQTSHVDHANVLYQIPEKNTELPMVFLHGYGQSRMGWMTTPDGREGWSEMFLKKGHGVFLVDEPRRGEAGMTSVSGNISTKTLDQRWYTQFRIGRWENGKSVVNEGSQFPNDDTSVDQFFRQMTPDTGMKSDMGADFDNKTVAKALAATIDEVYKRTGKNSILVTHSQGGGPGWTAAGYTDHIAAIVAIEPGGAPAAGSEDYKAVTDKNIPVTFYFGDYIDNGDPSIQATKMWQGMRQTCYDFAAAYTAQGGKCTVVDLPKEGITGNDHFMFEDLNNGEIADHIEKWIQENVK, encoded by the coding sequence ATGAAAAAGAGAAAAATAACAGCGTTACTGTTAACAGGTGTAATAAGTGTAGTATTATTAGCTGGATGTGGAAATGCTGCGAATAATACTAAAACAAAAGACGATACTGATTCAAAAGTTTTGTCTATTGCAGAGCAGGGAATCTTCTCAGCAGGAGGAACTACAGTGACTTCTAATGGTACATTTAATCCAGAGAATCAGTGGGAGGAAAGTGGAGCAGGACAGACTTCTCATGTAGATCACGCGAATGTACTCTACCAAATTCCAGAAAAAAATACAGAACTTCCAATGGTGTTTCTACATGGTTATGGACAGTCGCGTATGGGCTGGATGACAACGCCAGATGGCAGGGAAGGCTGGTCTGAGATGTTCCTGAAAAAAGGACACGGTGTATTCCTAGTGGATGAACCGAGACGTGGAGAGGCTGGTATGACTTCTGTAAGTGGTAATATCAGTACGAAGACATTAGATCAACGCTGGTATACCCAGTTTAGAATCGGACGCTGGGAAAACGGAAAATCTGTTGTCAATGAAGGATCTCAGTTTCCAAATGATGATACATCCGTAGATCAGTTCTTTAGGCAGATGACACCGGATACAGGTATGAAATCAGATATGGGAGCAGACTTTGATAATAAGACAGTGGCAAAGGCATTAGCCGCAACAATTGATGAGGTATATAAAAGAACAGGAAAAAATTCAATTTTGGTAACACATTCTCAAGGTGGTGGTCCAGGATGGACAGCAGCAGGATACACAGATCACATTGCAGCAATCGTTGCAATCGAGCCAGGCGGAGCACCAGCTGCTGGTTCAGAGGATTATAAGGCAGTTACAGACAAGAATATACCAGTGACATTTTATTTTGGTGATTATATCGATAATGGGGATCCGTCAATTCAAGCAACAAAGATGTGGCAGGGAATGCGTCAGACTTGCTATGATTTTGCGGCTGCTTATACCGCTCAGGGTGGAAAATGTACGGTAGTAGATCTTCCTAAGGAAGGTATTACAGGAAATGATCATTTTATGTTCGAGGATTTAAATAATGGTGAGATAGCTGATCATATTGAAAAGTGGATTCAAGAGAATGTTAAATAA
- a CDS encoding histidine phosphatase family protein has product MKKTVYMMRHGQTLFNVRRKVQGWCDSPLTELGVKQAEAASIYFKEHNIIFDHAYSSTAERACDTLEIVTDIPYTRLKGLKEWNFGTFEGESEDLNPSLPYGNFFASYGGEEEKAFQKRVADTCEKIMEEDNEVVLIVSHGAACRQFMRYWQHTSIQALLIKKKDLGIVVF; this is encoded by the coding sequence GTGAAAAAAACAGTATATATGATGAGACATGGACAAACGTTATTTAATGTTAGAAGGAAAGTTCAAGGCTGGTGTGATTCTCCACTTACAGAACTCGGAGTTAAACAAGCAGAGGCTGCTTCAATATATTTCAAAGAGCACAATATTATTTTTGATCATGCATATAGTTCAACAGCTGAAAGAGCTTGTGATACGTTAGAAATTGTAACTGATATTCCTTATACAAGATTAAAAGGTTTAAAGGAATGGAATTTTGGAACTTTTGAAGGTGAAAGTGAAGATTTAAATCCATCACTTCCTTATGGTAACTTCTTTGCGAGTTATGGTGGAGAAGAAGAGAAAGCATTTCAAAAAAGAGTTGCTGATACTTGTGAAAAAATAATGGAAGAAGATAATGAAGTTGTTTTAATAGTATCTCATGGAGCAGCTTGTAGACAATTTATGAGATATTGGCAGCATACAAGCATACAAGCCCTGTTGATCAAAAAGAAAGACTTGGGAATTGTTGTATTTTAA
- a CDS encoding sugar efflux transporter produces MYRRLKNLFAINGYSLFIICMLLVGIGISITQPYLSLYCTEELGMSAGAFGIFMAITSLSGVVVNSFIAKRSDSEMDRKWIIISAMISSALGYASYLVFHNFFILLIVVSIFTGLGAAAMPQIYAYAQESANASKSDDKTFAMSALRSLVSLGFLIGPLGGTVILGYLGYKGLFLGTFMIFIIISFIVFFFLESRKVVKSNNTHKKKSTEVTSLKSRQIMLPFIAFILLFAVNAVNGINTPLFIINELHGTHADVGLVVSISAGLEIPIMIVLGALSKKISNHALMIYGCFISIIYYVILSVSTNSWQLIAAQLLQATTVAIIMGNGLSYFTDLMPNSPGMSTTIYSNGSTIGRLVGNLGGGIIAQFAGFRHVYWVCLVIIVFSFLILWKTRPNKKLEKAIELD; encoded by the coding sequence GTGTATAGACGTTTAAAAAACTTATTTGCCATTAATGGATATAGTCTGTTTATTATTTGCATGCTGCTAGTAGGTATTGGAATTTCTATTACCCAGCCCTATTTGTCACTTTATTGTACTGAGGAACTAGGAATGAGTGCAGGAGCTTTTGGGATTTTTATGGCGATTACATCATTGAGTGGAGTGGTAGTAAATTCATTTATTGCTAAACGATCAGATAGTGAGATGGATCGAAAATGGATTATTATTTCAGCTATGATATCATCTGCTTTGGGATATGCTTCGTATTTAGTTTTTCATAACTTCTTTATTCTACTAATTGTTGTTAGTATTTTTACAGGATTAGGTGCGGCAGCCATGCCACAGATTTATGCTTATGCTCAGGAATCAGCAAATGCAAGTAAATCTGATGATAAAACCTTTGCTATGTCAGCCTTACGTTCTTTAGTATCTCTAGGATTTCTAATAGGACCGCTAGGAGGGACGGTGATTTTAGGATATTTGGGATACAAGGGACTCTTTTTGGGGACATTCATGATTTTTATTATAATTTCATTTATTGTATTCTTTTTTTTAGAAAGTAGAAAAGTAGTTAAGAGTAATAATACTCACAAGAAAAAAAGTACAGAAGTTACTTCACTAAAAAGCAGGCAGATAATGCTGCCATTTATAGCTTTTATATTACTGTTTGCAGTCAATGCTGTTAATGGAATTAATACCCCATTATTTATTATAAATGAGCTTCATGGAACCCATGCAGATGTTGGATTAGTGGTAAGTATTTCTGCTGGTTTGGAAATTCCAATTATGATTGTGCTGGGGGCCCTTAGTAAAAAAATATCTAATCATGCTTTGATGATTTACGGCTGTTTTATTTCTATTATTTATTATGTGATTTTAAGTGTATCTACAAATTCATGGCAGCTAATAGCAGCACAGCTTTTGCAGGCAACAACTGTAGCTATTATCATGGGAAATGGTTTAAGTTATTTCACGGATCTTATGCCTAATTCACCAGGAATGTCTACAACTATATACTCAAATGGGTCAACTATTGGAAGGCTAGTAGGAAATTTAGGCGGCGGTATCATTGCTCAGTTTGCAGGATTTCGTCATGTTTATTGGGTATGCCTTGTAATTATTGTTTTCTCGTTCCTTATATTATGGAAAACAAGACCTAATAAGAAGTTAGAAAAAGCTATAGAACTAGATTAA
- a CDS encoding aldo/keto reductase yields MKYVELNNGAKMPILGYGVFQIPDQKECERCVLDAIEVGYRLIDTAQAYGNEEAVGNAVKKCGVPREELFITTKVWIANAGYENAKKSIEESLKKLQLDYLDLLLIHQPFNDYYGTYRAMEKLYKEGKLKAIGVSNFYPDRLIDLTKFNEVVPAVNQVETHVFNQQVKAQEVMKKYGVQIQAWAPFAEGKNNLFSNEILKEIGDKYSKSIAQVALRYLIQRGVSVLPKSVSKERMIQNIDVFDFELTKEDMDLIAALDKGESLFFSHYDPQTVEYLTGLVR; encoded by the coding sequence ATGAAATATGTAGAATTAAACAATGGTGCCAAAATGCCGATTTTGGGATATGGAGTATTCCAAATTCCAGATCAAAAAGAATGTGAAAGATGTGTACTAGATGCAATAGAGGTAGGTTATCGTCTAATCGATACAGCACAGGCTTACGGTAATGAAGAAGCTGTAGGTAACGCTGTTAAAAAATGTGGTGTTCCAAGAGAAGAATTATTCATCACTACAAAGGTATGGATTGCTAATGCTGGATATGAAAATGCAAAGAAATCTATCGAAGAATCATTAAAAAAACTTCAATTGGATTATTTAGATTTATTATTAATCCATCAGCCATTTAATGATTATTATGGAACTTATCGTGCAATGGAAAAACTATATAAAGAAGGAAAACTTAAAGCAATAGGTGTAAGTAACTTTTATCCAGACAGATTAATCGACTTAACTAAGTTCAATGAAGTTGTTCCAGCAGTAAATCAGGTTGAAACACATGTATTTAATCAACAAGTAAAGGCTCAGGAAGTAATGAAAAAGTATGGCGTTCAGATTCAAGCTTGGGCACCTTTTGCCGAAGGGAAAAACAACCTATTTAGCAATGAAATATTAAAAGAAATTGGAGATAAATATAGTAAGTCAATTGCACAAGTTGCTTTAAGATATCTTATTCAAAGAGGAGTATCAGTGCTTCCTAAATCGGTTAGCAAGGAAAGAATGATACAAAATATTGACGTATTTGATTTTGAATTAACAAAAGAGGATATGGATTTGATTGCTGCTTTAGATAAAGGCGAAAGCTTATTCTTCTCACATTATGATCCACAAACAGTTGAATATTTAACAGGCTTAGTAAGATAG
- a CDS encoding MerR family transcriptional regulator — MYTVKEISKLLNMTEHTVRYYTDIGLVPTLKRDKNGNRLFDEESKNWLIGIKNLRGSGMSVKAVKDYVDLCLQGESTIEIRYEIIMEQKKQLEEQLKEMNERYQYIEHKEKWYLDIMNHRIPDNSNPGTWSISSPESQEKKCISSVSVGHEAS; from the coding sequence ATGTATACAGTAAAAGAGATTTCAAAACTCCTTAATATGACGGAACATACGGTGAGGTATTATACAGATATAGGACTCGTACCTACTTTAAAACGTGATAAGAATGGAAACAGGCTTTTTGATGAAGAGTCTAAGAATTGGCTGATTGGAATAAAGAATCTTAGGGGGTCTGGTATGTCCGTAAAAGCTGTTAAGGACTATGTAGACCTGTGCTTGCAGGGAGAATCCACTATAGAAATAAGATATGAAATTATTATGGAGCAAAAGAAGCAACTAGAGGAACAATTGAAGGAAATGAATGAAAGATACCAATATATTGAGCATAAAGAAAAATGGTACCTTGATATCATGAATCATCGTATACCTGATAACAGTAATCCAGGGACATGGAGTATTTCTAGTCCGGAATCACAAGAGAAGAAGTGTATATCTTCGGTTTCGGTCGGGCATGAAGCTTCGTAA
- a CDS encoding DUF362 domain-containing protein yields the protein MSEQNKLSRRQFLGGMAVGLVAAGLSGCGVNVRSNSGGSQNNTSSTASSSSSSTSSAVDKDSLLAISGTDPAALIEKGFSELGGIGQFIKSGNTVVIKANFSVPRKPEEAATTNPDLVAAVVKQCLSAGAKAVNVVDFPFSGPTCLVTSGIKDAVEKAGGKAYNINAQNNFQSVDMGGDNLKSVLFSKDVLNADVFINMPILKNHMMAKVTMSMKNMMGLVWDRGYFHSTDLASCIAELSRYRKADLIIMDAIKGIIDHGPTGPGTIKEWNQVVFGFDPVAVDAYGANLFGVDPNDITYIVKASQLGVGNMDLSKITVKKLNA from the coding sequence ATGAGTGAACAGAACAAATTGAGCAGAAGGCAGTTTTTGGGAGGTATGGCAGTCGGCTTGGTTGCTGCAGGTCTTTCAGGCTGTGGTGTCAACGTAAGATCAAATTCAGGTGGAAGTCAAAATAATACTTCAAGTACCGCATCTTCATCATCTTCATCTACTTCATCGGCAGTAGACAAAGATTCCCTACTTGCAATTTCAGGAACAGATCCTGCGGCTTTAATCGAAAAAGGTTTCAGTGAACTTGGAGGAATTGGACAATTTATAAAAAGTGGAAATACTGTTGTTATCAAAGCTAATTTTAGCGTGCCGCGTAAACCAGAGGAAGCAGCAACAACCAATCCAGATTTGGTAGCGGCTGTGGTGAAACAATGCCTGTCAGCTGGAGCAAAAGCAGTTAATGTGGTGGATTTTCCATTTTCTGGTCCAACCTGTTTAGTTACAAGTGGCATTAAAGATGCTGTAGAAAAAGCTGGAGGAAAGGCTTATAACATCAATGCGCAAAATAATTTTCAATCGGTGGATATGGGTGGCGATAACTTAAAGAGTGTTTTGTTCTCCAAGGATGTATTAAACGCTGATGTTTTTATTAATATGCCTATTCTCAAAAATCACATGATGGCCAAGGTGACCATGAGCATGAAAAACATGATGGGGTTAGTTTGGGATCGTGGGTATTTTCATAGCACAGATCTTGCTTCGTGTATTGCTGAGTTGTCACGTTATCGCAAAGCGGATCTCATTATTATGGATGCTATCAAAGGCATCATTGATCATGGCCCTACAGGTCCTGGAACAATAAAAGAGTGGAACCAAGTGGTTTTTGGTTTTGATCCTGTTGCAGTGGATGCTTATGGAGCAAATCTTTTCGGCGTAGATCCAAACGATATTACTTATATAGTTAAGGCATCACAGTTAGGTGTTGGAAATATGGACTTATCAAAAATCACTGTAAAAAAATTAAACGCATAA
- a CDS encoding twin-arginine translocase TatA/TatE family subunit, with amino-acid sequence MLGDISITKLILILVVALVIFGPGKLPEIGKSLGKSIGEFKDALNKTEASIKKEINDKDDQSKP; translated from the coding sequence ATGTTAGGAGATATAAGTATTACTAAACTTATACTGATTCTAGTTGTCGCATTGGTCATTTTTGGGCCAGGTAAGTTACCGGAAATCGGGAAATCATTAGGTAAGAGCATCGGAGAATTTAAAGACGCATTGAATAAAACAGAAGCTTCAATAAAAAAAGAAATTAATGACAAAGATGATCAAAGTAAGCCATAA
- the tatC gene encoding twin-arginine translocase subunit TatC, with the protein MKNEEANTTLFGHLNDLRRVLIISCVAIIIGVLICYFLLRDPLMNLAFDPIRRLGKDPVIMGVTEGFMIQLQLALVAGIILASPIVLWQIITFALPALYKHEKKAFFIYVFFSIILFAVGIVFAYLYVLQVGLSTFLLSYTEGLSVMISASRYLSFLENLLLPFGLIFQIPLVTCFLSQIGLLTPKKLRRQRRYAVLIILTIAMFFTPPDVLSQIMLSVPMLALYEVSILFSMAVIKRKKAKQLAEYELAKQIYPLE; encoded by the coding sequence ATGAAGAATGAGGAAGCAAATACAACTCTGTTTGGGCATCTGAATGATCTGCGTCGTGTTCTAATCATTTCTTGTGTTGCCATCATAATTGGTGTATTGATTTGTTACTTCTTATTAAGAGATCCTCTAATGAATCTTGCATTTGATCCAATCCGAAGATTAGGGAAAGATCCCGTTATAATGGGTGTTACCGAAGGGTTTATGATACAGTTGCAACTAGCCCTTGTAGCAGGGATTATCCTTGCAAGCCCAATTGTGTTGTGGCAAATAATTACATTTGCACTTCCGGCTTTGTATAAGCATGAAAAAAAAGCGTTTTTCATTTATGTTTTCTTTTCAATTATACTTTTTGCAGTGGGAATCGTATTTGCATATCTGTATGTTCTACAGGTTGGATTAAGCACGTTTTTGCTTAGTTATACTGAAGGACTTTCGGTCATGATCTCGGCCAGCAGATATCTTTCGTTTTTGGAAAACTTGCTATTGCCATTTGGACTCATTTTTCAAATCCCACTTGTCACATGCTTTTTGAGTCAGATTGGACTGCTTACTCCGAAAAAGCTACGACGTCAAAGGCGATATGCCGTTTTGATTATTTTAACTATTGCCATGTTTTTTACGCCGCCGGACGTTTTGTCGCAAATTATGCTTTCGGTTCCAATGCTTGCTTTGTATGAGGTCAGCATTTTGTTTTCCATGGCAGTCATAAAACGAAAAAAAGCAAAGCAGCTTGCAGAATATGAGCTAGCAAAACAAATATATCCGTTAGAATAA
- a CDS encoding 4Fe-4S binding protein has protein sequence MKYKLLSYSRYALQILSLSTFIFLFTYLVYPLDESAYVLEWFSHFDPWMLLGQLRFEYVFPAWAWLPILIIVATLLVGRFFCGWLCPFGAFMTFADILGNLIFKHIALKKWAKFRQNIIIKLLPIRYLWLCLLLIPFILEFNFASSLTPFALFSHEIVRIFLGTVPWILIFIFIVTVFLGRIWCTIFCPTGVLFSLLSKLRLFKYQTNGNCIHCNKCMNQCPAGAAPNEKGVVGEGCLICGKCASTCPTKTISFRINNFSSNEESKKNKIINRDNTSNKNQFTRRQFLKFAGVFIVGIVVSIWGKASRIYKKVLRPPGALPESEFKAVCNRCGRCVEVCPNNALKLMPLSDGIDVFETPYIIARQANCSLCLACQEVCPTGAIAKVPVENVNMGKATIDKSRCLAWSQGKDCFICGEQCLRVAINLEGENKPVVQTDICVGCGTCERNCPVEGIAAIQVTPR, from the coding sequence ATGAAATATAAGTTATTGAGCTACTCAAGATATGCCCTGCAAATCTTGTCGCTATCTACTTTCATTTTTCTTTTTACTTATCTAGTTTATCCGTTGGACGAGTCAGCTTATGTCCTAGAATGGTTTTCACATTTTGATCCTTGGATGTTGCTTGGTCAGTTACGATTTGAATACGTATTCCCTGCATGGGCATGGTTACCAATACTAATCATTGTTGCTACGCTTTTAGTAGGCAGATTTTTTTGTGGCTGGTTATGTCCGTTTGGCGCCTTCATGACGTTTGCAGATATATTGGGTAATCTTATATTTAAGCATATAGCCCTAAAAAAATGGGCGAAGTTTCGACAAAACATTATAATAAAGCTACTGCCAATAAGATATTTATGGTTATGCTTACTATTGATTCCATTTATTTTGGAATTCAATTTTGCATCTTCACTAACTCCTTTTGCTTTATTCAGCCATGAAATTGTGAGAATATTCTTAGGTACTGTTCCATGGATATTGATTTTTATTTTTATTGTTACTGTTTTTTTGGGAAGGATATGGTGTACTATATTCTGTCCAACAGGTGTATTATTCTCATTGCTCTCAAAACTACGTTTGTTTAAATATCAGACAAATGGCAATTGTATCCACTGTAATAAGTGTATGAACCAATGCCCAGCAGGAGCCGCACCAAATGAGAAAGGTGTTGTTGGAGAAGGATGCCTAATTTGTGGAAAATGTGCATCTACTTGCCCTACAAAAACAATAAGTTTTAGGATAAATAATTTCTCATCTAATGAAGAAAGTAAAAAAAACAAAATTATAAATCGAGATAATACTAGTAATAAAAATCAATTTACTCGTCGACAATTTCTAAAATTTGCAGGTGTGTTTATTGTTGGTATAGTGGTATCGATCTGGGGTAAGGCTAGTCGTATTTATAAAAAAGTATTGAGACCACCTGGTGCGCTTCCTGAGTCTGAGTTCAAAGCTGTTTGCAATCGTTGTGGTCGATGTGTAGAAGTGTGCCCGAACAATGCGTTAAAGCTTATGCCACTTTCTGATGGTATTGATGTATTCGAAACACCTTATATCATCGCACGTCAAGCAAATTGTAGTTTATGTTTAGCTTGTCAGGAAGTCTGTCCTACCGGAGCAATTGCAAAGGTACCAGTAGAAAATGTCAACATGGGAAAGGCAACTATCGATAAGTCTCGCTGTCTGGCTTGGAGCCAGGGCAAAGATTGCTTTATTTGTGGCGAGCAATGTTTGCGTGTGGCAATTAATCTTGAAGGGGAAAACAAGCCAGTAGTTCAGACAGATATTTGTGTGGGTTGTGGAACTTGCGAACGAAACTGTCCTGTCGAGGGCATAGCAGCAATACAGGTTACACCGAGATAA